The proteins below come from a single Halobacillus salinarum genomic window:
- a CDS encoding AraC family transcriptional regulator, whose protein sequence is MDSLENMNKALEFIEENLTNEIDLKKAARLALCSEYHFSRMFSFLAGITLSEYIRRRRLTLAAFELAEKDGRIIDIALKYGYNSPDSFTRAFYKLHGINPSQARANGHSLKAYPRMTFQLSIKGGSEMDYRIEVKDPFSIVGIKKRVPIVFQGINPEINAMWKSLNEQGIEELKMLSNVEPTGILQASTNFSEGRMEEKGELDHYIGVATTHKCPEHFEKLTVQAATWAVFESSGPFPDTLQNIWGRIYSEWFPSSNYEQQKGPEILWNADKNLSSPNFRSEIWIPVIKKN, encoded by the coding sequence ATGGATTCGCTTGAAAATATGAATAAAGCATTAGAATTTATAGAAGAAAATCTTACAAATGAGATCGATCTTAAAAAAGCAGCCAGGCTGGCGCTATGTTCGGAATATCATTTTTCAAGAATGTTTTCTTTTCTTGCCGGAATTACGCTCTCTGAATATATTCGTCGTAGACGGTTGACTCTGGCTGCCTTTGAGCTGGCAGAAAAGGATGGCAGGATTATTGATATTGCCTTGAAATATGGGTATAACTCTCCAGATTCCTTTACAAGAGCGTTTTACAAACTGCACGGCATCAACCCATCACAAGCAAGAGCGAATGGCCATTCTCTCAAAGCGTATCCACGGATGACCTTTCAACTATCCATCAAAGGAGGAAGTGAAATGGACTACCGGATTGAAGTAAAAGATCCTTTTAGTATAGTGGGGATAAAAAAGAGAGTTCCTATCGTCTTTCAGGGCATAAACCCAGAGATCAATGCTATGTGGAAGTCTTTAAACGAGCAGGGAATAGAGGAGCTTAAAATGCTTTCCAATGTTGAACCTACAGGCATTCTTCAAGCGTCAACCAACTTTTCAGAAGGGAGAATGGAGGAGAAAGGAGAGCTTGATCATTACATTGGAGTGGCCACTACTCACAAGTGCCCTGAGCACTTTGAAAAGCTAACCGTCCAAGCTGCCACGTGGGCAGTGTTCGAATCCAGCGGCCCTTTTCCTGACACACTGCAAAACATTTGGGGACGCATTTATTCTGAATGGTTTCCGTCTTCCAATTATGAACAGCAAAAGGGACCGGAAATACTTTGGAATGCCGATAAGAATCTGTCTTCACCAAATTTTAGAAGTGAGATTTGGATTCCTGTTATAAAAAAGAATTAA
- a CDS encoding glycosyl-4,4'-diaponeurosporenoate acyltransferase CrtO family protein — protein MINSAAWLVIHISLSIIIFYSPNSLILSAAPLYKLKNWEKGGAVYEKIRIKKWKPYLPEARKWRRAGKSAKYLRSLENVQQFEMQTNRSELSHWLQILPAPFFFFFNSPVGGCLNVTYAILFNLPFIIIQRYNRSRLEKLRAFHKEKP, from the coding sequence GTGATCAATAGCGCGGCTTGGCTGGTTATCCATATTAGTTTAAGTATCATAATCTTCTATAGTCCAAATTCATTGATTCTATCGGCTGCGCCTCTTTATAAGTTGAAAAACTGGGAAAAAGGGGGAGCGGTTTACGAAAAGATCCGAATAAAAAAATGGAAGCCCTATCTTCCTGAAGCACGGAAATGGAGAAGAGCGGGGAAATCAGCGAAATACCTGCGGAGCCTGGAGAATGTTCAGCAATTCGAAATGCAGACCAACCGCTCCGAATTATCCCATTGGCTGCAAATTCTGCCGGCGCCATTCTTTTTTTTCTTTAACAGTCCAGTTGGCGGATGCCTCAATGTTACTTATGCAATTCTGTTTAATTTGCCCTTTATTATCATACAAAGATATAACCGCTCACGACTGGAGAAACTACGAGCTTTTCATAAAGAAAAACCTTGA
- a CDS encoding DNA-3-methyladenine glycosylase, translating to MTTLPLKFYQQPTLELAKSLLGCKLVKETAEGVASGFIVETEAYIGPNDQAAHSFNNRRTKRTEIMFGAAGLTYTYVMHTHCLFNVVSGPEGLPEAVLVRAVEPVQGLELMQTRRNNRKKKEWTNGPGKLTKALGIQREDYGHNLTQKPLYIQKGIQPSHVSHGKRIGIDNSGEARHYPWRFWVTDNPYVSR from the coding sequence ATGACTACTTTACCGTTAAAATTTTATCAACAGCCGACCTTAGAATTAGCAAAATCATTACTAGGATGCAAATTAGTTAAAGAAACAGCAGAAGGCGTTGCTTCAGGCTTCATCGTTGAAACGGAAGCTTATATAGGTCCAAATGACCAAGCAGCCCACAGTTTTAACAATAGGCGAACCAAGAGAACAGAAATTATGTTCGGTGCAGCCGGTCTGACTTACACGTACGTTATGCACACCCATTGCTTGTTTAACGTAGTCAGCGGTCCTGAAGGGTTACCGGAAGCTGTATTAGTTCGTGCAGTAGAACCTGTTCAAGGGCTTGAATTAATGCAGACAAGAAGAAACAATAGGAAGAAAAAGGAGTGGACAAATGGGCCGGGAAAACTTACAAAGGCACTTGGCATACAACGAGAAGATTACGGACATAACCTTACTCAAAAACCGTTGTACATTCAAAAAGGCATACAGCCTAGTCACGTGTCCCATGGTAAACGAATCGGAATCGATAATTCCGGAGAAGCTCGTCACTATCCATGGAGGTTTTGGGTGACGGATAACCCTTATGTGTCAAGATGA
- a CDS encoding DUF6773 family protein: MRFGFREKKVDERVATLQNKIYRELYSLVVIICGISLVYKVFFAEAANPNIWTEVIILVGGAVYYLVRASALGIFSDEVEMHDRSSKLKLNTKKFMLALLVGIGISLIFATINSQLYGDSTDETIYFFFLILIACLLIYIPVLFGIMVLPYVVAKYKSDKVNEQQMEDLDDEDER, from the coding sequence ATGAGATTCGGATTTCGAGAGAAAAAGGTGGATGAACGTGTTGCCACACTTCAAAACAAAATTTACCGTGAATTGTACAGCTTAGTTGTAATCATCTGCGGTATTTCTCTTGTCTATAAAGTGTTCTTTGCAGAGGCTGCCAACCCAAATATATGGACAGAGGTAATCATTTTGGTGGGAGGCGCAGTGTACTACTTAGTCAGAGCCTCTGCTCTTGGCATTTTTTCTGATGAAGTGGAAATGCATGACCGGTCGAGTAAACTAAAGCTGAATACAAAAAAATTTATGCTGGCTCTTCTGGTTGGGATCGGAATATCCTTAATCTTTGCAACTATAAATTCACAGCTGTATGGCGACAGCACCGATGAAACCATTTATTTCTTTTTTCTAATCTTAATTGCATGTCTGCTCATTTATATTCCTGTATTATTCGGTATTATGGTGTTACCCTATGTAGTAGCGAAATACAAAAGTGATAAGGTTAACGAACAACAAATGGAAGATCTAGACGATGAAGACGAGCGGTGA
- a CDS encoding helix-turn-helix transcriptional regulator, with amino-acid sequence MKNKKLKMARVEHDLSQQELAKKVGVSRQTIGLIELGKYNPTLQLCLSICWALDKSLDDLFWQDKGSEQ; translated from the coding sequence TTGAAAAATAAAAAACTGAAGATGGCAAGGGTGGAACACGATTTATCGCAGCAGGAGCTGGCGAAAAAGGTTGGTGTTTCCAGACAGACCATCGGTTTAATTGAACTTGGAAAATACAATCCTACCCTCCAGTTGTGTCTGTCTATTTGCTGGGCACTTGATAAGTCACTTGACGATTTATTTTGGCAGGACAAAGGTTCAGAGCAGTAG